From Thalassovita sp.:
GTCTTGGTCAAACACCGGTGACTTCCAAGAGCGACGAAGCTTCGATCGGGGTAGCCAAACTGGCACGAAACTAACCGATTCGAAGTCCACAATTGATCTGATGGCTTGTTCAATGGGCGCTGCGGACCCAAGCTGCAGTTCTTTGCTTTTCAATCAATTTAATTGATTGATCAAAAAAGTGTGACCCTACGTCCAACGACAGCTTCAAAGCAATATGTTGCATCGAGGTATAAGTCTGACACGGTTTCTACTTTAGCTAACGCGGTGTGTGAAAAAGGCGAATTCGTCCCGCGTCTCGATGGTCCGCATGGGTTGCCGCGAAAGTGCCGTGTTGGTTCGAGGCAGATCTCAAGCCACGAACGATTGCTTCGGTGCCATTTGCTGCATCGCAACGAAAGACCTGCTGCGCGCGAATGGTTGCTGCGTTAGCAAAGGTCAGAAAACGAATGACGGCAATGTCCGCTCAGCGGACCTTAAGGCCGCATGGAAAGAAAGTCAGCTATCCGCCCAAACTGCGTCTGCGCGCTTGCAATCAGTCAGTAGGGAGGCAGGCTGGCTTGGGTTGGAAACGGCCTTCTCTGTAGGGTGTGCCACAAAGAAAGCATGACCGTTCCCCGGAGGCCAGTTGAGTGAACGTGCCCTCGCCGATACCAACCCTATTCCAATACATCCTCCCCATCGCGCGCGGCGGCGCGCCTGTCGGCCAGCCGTTTGGCGTATTTGTATTCTTTGGAGCCGCGTTCGAAGCGGCTTTCGTAAAAGTCGAGAACCATTGACTGCTCCTTGGCGGTAAACTGGGTTCCTGCACAAAGCCCTTCGATCGTGCTCCGACGTTGCTCGTCCGTCATTTTGGCATAGTAGGTTTCTTTGATTTGCGGCCTCGCATGCCCAAGGTTGAGGGAGAAGGCCCTTTCTTCTTTACGTGAGCTCGTCAGTTCGTTGCCTAGGTAGACCAATGTGTCGCGTGCAGAGTGCGGTGTGCAACAGCGAGCAATCAGGGCCGTGGCGACCTTGAAGGCATTGCCTACCGCGGCGGAGGATTGCATTGGAGACACCGGGGCGGCACCGGGTGCGTGGTAGGTCAGATCATTCAAGCTGGGGAAGACTGCGTCATCCTCGGTAAAGCCAAGGGCCCCAAGTTCGGTCAGCCATTCACCAAGAACCTGCTGGAAGGCTTCCGTGCGAGGGAAGAAGAAACTGCGAAAGCTCTTGCCGTTCTTGGCCCGCATTTCGGTGGCGTCCTGGAGCATTTCCTTCTTCTGCATGTCGATGTGCTTCAGGCGAAGCGTGGTAAGGGCCGCTGCGCGCAATCCGCAGATATAGGCACAAGCGATGATGGCCCGGTCTCGACGTTCTGCGATCGTGCTGCCGGGCATCTTCGCCAACATCCCTTCTGCTTCTTCGATCGTGAGATAGTCCCGGTCTTCACGCGGCAGTGTTTTTGCGCGCACCGCTTTAGGCAGCTCGAGGTTGAGCAAGATGTTCTGACTGAGGCGCTTATAGCCATCCTGTATGCGAAGCCACTCGAAGAACTGACGCACCTGAGACGCGTGATGGCGGATGGTGGAGTTGCTCAATCCACCATCCACTTTAGGGGTTTGACCCAGCTTGACCAAGTGGTCGCGGAAGGCGGCCGCGTCCGTCGGGGTGACCTTGTCGAAAGCTTTGCCGCCAAGATGAACCTCTAACATACGGATGCTGCGCAGGTGGGCCCGGACGGTCACGGGTTCGAAGCGCCCGGCATAGGCTTGCCACTTATGCACGATCCGGTCATTCGCCAGATAACAAACCGCGCCGCGAGAT
This genomic window contains:
- a CDS encoding tyrosine-type recombinase/integrase, producing the protein MHKWQAYAGRFEPVTVRAHLRSIRMLEVHLGGKAFDKVTPTDAAAFRDHLVKLGQTPKVDGGLSNSTIRHHASQVRQFFEWLRIQDGYKRLSQNILLNLELPKAVRAKTLPREDRDYLTIEEAEGMLAKMPGSTIAERRDRAIIACAYICGLRAAALTTLRLKHIDMQKKEMLQDATEMRAKNGKSFRSFFFPRTEAFQQVLGEWLTELGALGFTEDDAVFPSLNDLTYHAPGAAPVSPMQSSAAVGNAFKVATALIARCCTPHSARDTLVYLGNELTSSRKEERAFSLNLGHARPQIKETYYAKMTDEQRRSTIEGLCAGTQFTAKEQSMVLDFYESRFERGSKEYKYAKRLADRRAAARDGEDVLE